CAATAATTAGCTGACTAATCAGAAATTATAAGTAATCCAGTGCATAATAGACTACTATGGACTTAAATGTGCTAGTATTTAGCAAAGCTTCAAGAATGGCCTATATTAAGCATTTTAGGAAAAGCCCAGTAATAAACATATTTCCGCACTTGTATAAGAAACTGTTCCAATTTACAACTATTCACAATATTATATTACATTATTGCCAATATTGTAAAGGTCTAACTTCAAagtaaaaaagtaaatatttggACAAACAAAATTTACCTTGAAGAACCGTTTTCTCAAAGTGCACGCCAGAAACATGGCCAGCTCTGTCTTTCGACTCCTGAAAATCATTTGGCTTACGGAAGAAGACAAAACGGAGCTCACGCTGGTTCAAACTAGTATGTTTAGGTTTTGACCTAGCAGCCTTAGATAGCAACTCGTGAACTCTTCTCTGTATTCGGTTACTCTTAAGTTCTTCCTTTGCCAAGTGACAGCATGAACACAGATATAAGATACCATCAATGAAAAAGAATCGGCATTTTCTTAATTTagataagaaaaataagaatttagAAAACATACGGTACTTAGGGAATCCTAGTATTTTACATTTTGGGGTGAAGATGATTGAAACAGTGATTAAAGAACTAAAAGTAGATTCATCTTATACCTCATCAGCTGGGGTTAAAAGTAGATCGGATTCCTGAATGAAAACATCAACATTATGAATACCTGTAAAATAGACGTTAAAGCTTCAGTTAGCATCATGTTTGAGACAGAAATAGCATGTAACTCATAGTATATgacaattaataaattaattggaAGTAATCAGTTATTAATTATAACATGTCAATTGGAAGACCAAAGTCATGATTAGGGCTCCATTTCCTTTCAGACTGAGTCCTCAGATTGTAAATGGTTTAGAATCAAAGACCTATGAATAACTAGAAACAGATGCAAAGTAAGAAGCATTCAAAAGTATTTGGAAGAAATCAGTAAGAGACTGAACTCATGGAAATCAATGGAAAGTTGGAAGTGGACAACCAAGGAAATTACTAGGGATACAAATAAGGAATGTATTAGTTTACAAAGGAAACTTTAAAGTCTAAAGCATTATGAAGTACATCATATAGCCGAGACATACCCTTTCAAACAGTTCCTTaaaacaaaaccaaaaccaaatCAAGGTATCAAACAAATGTGAACAAGAAAACCATATGGCTAAACTAACTTGGTATAAGAGTTGATGCATGAGTTACCAAGAATTTCACGCAGTTCTTTTGCAGTACAAGCTGCTTGTGCCGGACCACGTCTTCCAACCAAATAAACCACCCTGCAATGTTGCTTATATTACAGTTAGGCAACATACGAGATATCAAACGATTATCTGGTTACTTCAACTAATGCAACTAAAAACCTGATAGAGCTCTCCTCTAGGGTAGCCAATGCATGACTGGCAATATCAGTTGTTGCTAACTCAGTGGTAGGTCGTAAAAGAATCCTTGCAACATCTAAAGCAACATTTCcctgaaattaaataaaacctTAAATCCAAGTTAaaattatatctatatatattcggaatattcatcttcacaTCACGAGTATGTTCCTTAGTCTAAACATTCATCACAATGTCTTTTTTCTAGAAAATAACGAATACAACACAATAGATAAAAGTACCTGACCAAGGATTACAGCTGTATCAGTGATCTTTAGGTCTGGCTTAAGATTTTGTCCATCTGGGTGCCCATTATACCACCAAACAAATTCCCTAGCAGAGTGTATCCCTTTCAAGTTCTGAGAAGGAGAAGAATATTAAAAATCATTGAAATAGGAGTAACTCAAACTATCAGCTAGCATAGCCATCTCATAATAAATGAACACTAAGCCATTGCTTGTACAATTGAAACACAAACAAACAACTAGCAAATTCAGGAATAAATGTAATAAATCAAGGTTACCTCCCCTGGAATACCTAGACTTCTATCACTTTCAGCACCGTATGCAAGGACAACCTGCCCAAGTTCATAAACTGATTATTGAAAAGATGGTACAACTGACCAATATCTAAATCAACATGTTACCATTAACACCAAATCCAGAATCAGAACCTCACCACATGATACAGCTCACGTAATTCAGAGAGAGAAATGCTTGATCCAAGGGTCACATTACCAAAAAATGCACATCGTTCTTGTTTTGCCACCCTTGAAAACTGGTTGATGACAATCTGTTGCAAGTTTTCTGGTAAAGCTCAATGGTGTTACTCTCACCAAAGAAAATATCAAAACCCCCAGAAccataaaagtaaaaataataagtttttgaaatatttcttCAAGTAAACCTCAAAATTCATCCTTGAAAAATTTGGCAGCTGGAACAGTAGTTCCTTGCAAAAGCCACACTAGTCCCTATAAGAATCACAAATCATAGCCATATAGGTCCACATATACCAGACAAATTAATCCCTCACAATCCCAACACCAAATATATAGACATCAAATATCTAAATTTCTGCAGTGGATAGAATTGTTAGAATAAGTTGTCTTAAGTAGAATTTATTGAAAAGCTGCTGTGTGTTTTGTGCTGTACTTAGTTCCTAGATATGTCTTTTCCTATTCTCTTCTCTTCCCTCTCATACATTGTATCTAGCATCCCCAAAGTTATTATAAATATGAGAACCTAAGAGAGGGAAAATTGCTCTCTCAAATTCATTCAttgttcttttgtatttttctcaaGTTGGTATCGGAGTGGGATACTGATTGGGTTGGTCATCCTGTAGAGAGACGCTCTTCTACAAGATATTATGTTTTCTTTGGAGGAACTATTATCCCTCAGAAAAGCaaaaaacaaaatggtgttgcCCAATCAACTGCTGAAGCTGAGTATAGGACAATGACATCCCTCAATTTTGAGCTTATATGGGTAAAATAGTTCCTCcaagaattatttttttgtgaGATTCAACCATTGAAGATGTACAGTGATAACCAAGTTGCTCTCCACATTGCTTCCAATCCAGTGTTCCATGACAAGACTATACACATAGAAATTGACTGtcattttattaaagaaaagttGTTGTCCAAAGACATCTACATTGAGTTGTCGCACCAAATGATCAACTTGCAGATATACTCAAAATCTTTGAGAGGATCTCaaattgaatttatttgttCCAAGTTTGGGACATGCAATTTGTATGCTCCAACTTGAGGGAGAGTATTAGAATAAGTTATCTTAAGTATAATTTATTGAAAAGGTGTTGTGTGCTTTGTGTTTGTACCTAGTTCCTAGATATGTCTTTTCCTATTCTTTTCTCTTCCCTATCAAACAGATATCCCAAAGTTATTATAAATATGAGAACCTAAGAGAGGGGAAATTACTCTCTCAAATTCATTTCTTATTCTTTTGTACTTTTCTCACGTAGAACCATACATTTATACAATCGGGGTATTGGAACCATTGCAAAAATATTGGATAGCTCATATTAATTTAGTAAATAGAACTTAAAAACACACAttcaagatttgagttttcCATTATTCATCCAAAAGATCCAATCTACTGACTGTGTGAGCACGTGATTCTTGCAATCGCACAAATTCAGTTTGATCAGGGATTCATTAGACTGAAAATTGGCATTTAGGAACTACTGTGGCCTAGGGATTTTACTCCATTTCTTTTTTCACCACAACACCAAAACATCTAAATAGCCATAGCGCAACATAACTAAGAACTTATTTTTCCACCCCACTCCCTCCCACTAGCATCGCATACATTATAAAAACACCAGTGCTAATGAAATTTGAACAAAAGAATGGTGCAAGAAACAAGAATGGACCTTTGTTTCAGGGTGATCGGGTGCAACACCAGAGCGAACCAACCCAAAAGGTGTGGGCAACCTGTCAATGATATCAACTTGTGCTTGTTGGTGCGCCTTCAACATCTACCAAGAACCCATTCGGTTACAGTCATCCATTTCAAATTTGAAGCCTAAAGATTAGGGCTTTACCTTTTCGGCACTGTAGAAACCAGCAGGGCCACTTCCAACTACACACACCCGCAATGGGTTTGAAGAAATGCTCGATAAGCTCCTACATAGCCACCTTCTAGCTCGAAAAGTTgctaattttttcattttattatctGTGGGAGatagagagaaaagaaaaatgtggGAAATGAAAATAGATAAATCTGATATCATATgaatttttcagtttttttaatcaaaaccAAACCAGCGTAGGAAACCCCGTAGTACAAAAGAACAACAATCAATACAAGAAAACCAAATCACTTTCTCGTTACCTCTTAACAGGACAAAATAACAGAAACATGACAACACACTAAACCACCACCGTATGAAACCCCATAACACAAAACAACAGCGACTCcgaaaatttcaaaaatttagtTACCAGGCTTCCATCATATAGGCTAATTTTCGAACGGATCCCAAACCCCAAATCAAATTACCAGCGGCGGCGGTGGTTGGAGAGGAATGAAAAGGATTTGAACCACAGCGGATGACCGTCGAGGGGATCGGAGAGGATGATAGGAGTACAGCAGTGAAGCTCCACTGGCGATTGTTGTCGAAGGTGGAGGATGCTCGTCGTCACGTCACGGAGGAGGCCGTGGCGGAGGGCGTGCGGAGTTATGATGGTGGCGATCCGACTTGAATTGTTTAGGGCCTGGATCAGTATAGTAGAAACATTGTTTTGGGCTCAAATCTAGGCCTGACAGGTCCAATTGAACTGG
The sequence above is a segment of the Phaseolus vulgaris cultivar G19833 chromosome 2, P. vulgaris v2.0, whole genome shotgun sequence genome. Coding sequences within it:
- the LOC137812860 gene encoding NADPH:adrenodoxin oxidoreductase, mitochondrial isoform X1, which translates into the protein MKKLATFRARRWLCRSLSSISSNPLRVCVVGSGPAGFYSAEKMLKAHQQAQVDIIDRLPTPFGLVRSGVAPDHPETKIVINQFSRVAKQERCAFFGNVTLGSSISLSELRELYHVVVLAYGAESDRSLGIPGENLKGIHSAREFVWWYNGHPDGQNLKPDLKITDTAVILGQGNVALDVARILLRPTTELATTDIASHALATLEESSIRVVYLVGRRGPAQAACTAKELREILGIHNVDVFIQESDLLLTPADEEELKSNRIQRRVHELLSKAARSKPKHTSLNQRELRFVFFRKPNDFQESKDRAGHVSGVHFEKTVLQGVSHGKQIAIGAGKFEDIKCGMVLKSIGYKSVPVHGLPFDHKKGIVPNDRGRVLSDPSDPLVPEKGLYVCGWLKRGPTGIVATNLHCAEETVSSISEDLENGGLIPSSTLPKPGRDGLLQLVHDRNVRIVSFSDWEKIDSEERRLGSLRNKPREKLATWDELYKTTSQ